One genomic window of Azospirillum thermophilum includes the following:
- a CDS encoding adenylosuccinate synthase, which translates to MANVAVVGAQWGDEGKGKIVDWLSSRADVVVRFQGGHNAGHTLVINGVTYKLSLLPSGVVRPGKLSVLGNGVVFDPWAFIREVNAIKEQGVDVSPANLLVAENVPLILPVHGAIDRAREEARGAGKIGTTGRGIGPAYEDKVARRAIRLCDLTDEAVLVEKVDALLAHHNALFRALGAPEMAPADILDPLREIAPQVLPYAAVVWKQLDELRRAGKRILFEGAQGTMLDIDHGTYPFVTSSNTVAGNAAAGSGMGPRAVGYVLGICKAYTTRVGSGPFPTELKDDIGELIGQKGKEFGVVTGRKRRCGWFDAVMVRQAVKTGGIDGIAMTKLDVLDGFDEIKVCVGYRLDGKEIDYFPANSGAQARVEPIYEVFEGWKDSTQGARSWAELPAQAVKYVRHVEELIQAPVALLSTSPERDDTILMHDPFAD; encoded by the coding sequence ATGGCCAACGTGGCGGTGGTCGGCGCCCAGTGGGGTGACGAGGGCAAGGGCAAGATCGTCGACTGGCTGTCCAGCCGGGCCGACGTGGTGGTGCGCTTCCAGGGTGGCCACAATGCCGGCCACACGCTGGTGATCAACGGCGTCACCTACAAGCTCAGCCTGCTGCCGTCGGGCGTCGTCCGCCCGGGCAAGCTGTCGGTGCTGGGCAACGGCGTCGTGTTCGACCCCTGGGCCTTCATCCGCGAGGTGAACGCCATCAAGGAACAGGGCGTCGACGTGTCGCCGGCCAACCTGCTGGTCGCCGAGAACGTTCCGCTGATCCTGCCCGTGCACGGCGCCATCGACCGCGCCCGCGAGGAGGCCCGCGGCGCCGGCAAGATCGGCACCACCGGCCGCGGCATCGGCCCGGCCTACGAGGACAAGGTCGCCCGCCGCGCCATCCGCCTGTGCGATCTGACCGACGAGGCGGTGCTGGTCGAGAAGGTCGACGCCCTGCTGGCCCACCACAACGCGCTGTTCCGCGCGCTGGGCGCGCCGGAGATGGCGCCGGCCGACATCCTGGATCCCCTGCGCGAGATCGCGCCGCAGGTGCTGCCCTATGCCGCCGTCGTCTGGAAGCAGCTCGACGAGCTGCGCCGCGCCGGCAAGCGCATCCTGTTCGAAGGCGCCCAGGGCACGATGCTGGACATCGACCACGGCACCTATCCCTTCGTCACCTCCTCCAACACGGTGGCGGGCAACGCGGCGGCCGGCAGCGGCATGGGTCCGCGCGCCGTCGGCTACGTGCTGGGCATCTGCAAGGCCTACACCACCCGCGTCGGCTCAGGCCCCTTCCCGACCGAGCTGAAGGACGACATCGGCGAGCTGATCGGCCAGAAGGGCAAGGAGTTCGGCGTCGTCACCGGGCGCAAGCGCCGCTGCGGCTGGTTCGACGCGGTGATGGTGCGCCAGGCCGTCAAGACCGGCGGCATCGACGGCATCGCGATGACCAAGCTGGACGTGCTGGACGGCTTCGACGAGATCAAGGTCTGCGTCGGCTACCGCCTGGACGGCAAGGAGATCGACTATTTCCCGGCCAATTCCGGCGCCCAGGCCCGCGTCGAGCCGATCTACGAGGTGTTCGAAGGCTGGAAGGACAGCACCCAGGGCGCCCGCTCCTGGGCGGAGCTGCCGGCCCAGGCGGTGAAGTATGTCCGCCACGTCGAGGAGCTGATCCAGGCCCCGGTCGCCCTGCTGTCGACCAGCCCGGAGCGCGACGACACCATCCTGATGCACGACCCGTTCGCCGACTGA
- the rpoH gene encoding RNA polymerase sigma factor RpoH — translation MATASSVPVISSESNLSRYLQEIRKFPMLDPDREYMLAKRWQEHADSDAAHQLVTSHLRLVAKIAMGYRGYGLPLSELISEGNVGMMQAVKRFDPDRGFRLATYAMWWIRAAIQEYILHSWSLVKMGTTAAQKKLFFNLRRLKGQMQAIEEGDMSPEQVRSIAQTLEVPEQDVVNMNRRLASPDHSLNAPLRADSEGEWQDWLVDESANQEISLAEQEELKKRRKLLTGAMAHLNERERDILMERRLRETPTTLEDLSQKYGISRERVRQIEVRAFEKLQKAIKNAAVEQKLAM, via the coding sequence ATGGCGACGGCATCCAGCGTTCCGGTGATCAGCTCGGAGAGCAATCTCTCCCGCTACCTCCAGGAAATCCGCAAGTTCCCGATGCTGGACCCGGATCGGGAGTACATGCTTGCCAAGCGCTGGCAGGAGCATGCGGACTCCGATGCCGCCCATCAGCTCGTCACCAGCCACCTGCGTCTCGTGGCGAAGATCGCCATGGGCTACCGCGGCTACGGACTGCCCCTGTCGGAGCTGATCTCCGAAGGCAACGTCGGCATGATGCAGGCGGTCAAGCGCTTCGACCCCGACCGCGGCTTCCGGCTGGCGACCTATGCCATGTGGTGGATCCGCGCGGCGATCCAGGAATACATCCTGCACAGCTGGTCGCTGGTGAAGATGGGCACCACCGCCGCCCAGAAGAAGCTGTTCTTCAACCTGCGCCGGCTGAAGGGCCAGATGCAGGCCATCGAGGAAGGCGACATGTCGCCCGAGCAGGTGCGCTCCATCGCCCAGACGCTGGAGGTGCCGGAGCAGGACGTCGTCAACATGAACCGCCGGCTGGCGAGCCCCGACCACTCGCTGAACGCGCCGCTGCGCGCCGACAGCGAGGGCGAGTGGCAGGACTGGCTGGTGGACGAAAGCGCCAACCAGGAAATCTCGCTGGCCGAGCAGGAGGAGCTGAAGAAGCGCCGGAAGCTGCTGACCGGCGCCATGGCCCACCTGAACGAGCGCGAGCGCGACATCCTGATGGAGCGGCGGCTGCGCGAGACCCCCACCACGCTGGAGGATCTGTCGCAGAAGTACGGCATCAGCCGCGAGCGCGTCCGCCAGATCGAGGTCCGCGCCTTCGAGAAGCTGCAGAAGGCGATCAAGAACGCGGCGGTCGAGCAGAAGCTGGCGATGTGA
- a CDS encoding 4Fe-4S dicluster domain-containing protein — translation MCMYMCPWPRIQTAMLDEHSLVVTYRADRGDNRGPKRKSQSWDERRAQGFGDCIDCTQCVQVCPMGIDVRTGEQADCINCGLCVDACDSIMIAQNLPTGLIAFDSLAAQDSRATAKPYVWRLIRPRTIVYGLLMLVILGAMAWSFALRPRLDITVIRDRAPLFVTLSDGSIRNAYTFKVANKTRQTRSYVLSAEGIAGAEVKVIGEEDGKTAGDHLATIAADPDSVATYRVYVTAPRGSVTANSLPMTFKLTDRTSTDTDSRATVFLGPTPN, via the coding sequence ATGTGCATGTACATGTGCCCGTGGCCGCGCATCCAGACGGCCATGCTGGACGAGCACAGCCTCGTCGTCACCTACCGCGCCGACCGCGGCGACAACCGCGGGCCGAAGCGCAAGTCGCAGAGCTGGGACGAGAGGCGCGCCCAGGGCTTCGGCGATTGCATCGACTGCACCCAGTGCGTCCAGGTCTGCCCGATGGGCATCGACGTGCGCACCGGCGAGCAGGCGGACTGCATCAACTGCGGCCTGTGCGTCGACGCCTGCGACAGCATCATGATCGCGCAGAACCTGCCGACCGGCCTGATCGCCTTCGACAGCCTCGCCGCCCAGGACTCCCGCGCCACCGCCAAGCCCTATGTCTGGCGGCTGATCCGCCCGCGCACCATCGTCTACGGCCTGCTGATGCTGGTGATCCTCGGCGCCATGGCCTGGAGCTTCGCCCTGCGGCCGCGGCTGGACATCACGGTGATCCGCGACCGTGCGCCGCTGTTCGTCACCCTGTCCGACGGCAGCATCCGCAACGCCTACACCTTCAAGGTCGCCAACAAGACGCGGCAGACCCGCAGCTATGTGCTGAGCGCCGAGGGCATCGCCGGGGCCGAAGTGAAGGTGATCGGCGAGGAGGATGGCAAGACCGCGGGCGACCATCTCGCCACCATCGCCGCCGATCCCGACAGCGTCGCCACCTATCGCGTCTATGTGACGGCGCCGCGCGGGTCGGTGACGGCGAACTCTCTGCCCATGACCTTCAAGCTGACCGATCGGACCAGCACCGACACGGACAGCCGCGCCACGGTCTTCCTGGGGCCCACCCCCAACTGA
- a CDS encoding serine/threonine protein kinase yields the protein MPSDTAAAVDRTLSTADPVRLGERYEILPDLPLPALNAVGGNAFTAKALRDKRQEPFAIICHPTTLPRTDIAATVSSFDNGTHMRLLDWGLVDWPQERGGRRYCMIFERPGGRRLMNAITDSMEPMPEDQLTRQIVHPLVPALKEISSRGVVHGAIRPTNLFFRDIASGGLMLGECVSTQPGYGQPLLLETIERGMAQPAGRGTGTIADDLYSLGVTLLLLLLGRNPVSGMDDEAILQAKIERGSFPALVGQLRLPLAIGEVIRGLLVDDPKQRWTLNDLDLWVAGRRLSPKQPQISRRAARPLEFQGAEYWHCRTLGRAFARNVSAATSVIESGELDKWLRRSMGDEARADAVGNAVQTASSGKVGSMAERLVARVCMALDPTAPIRYRGRAMMPDGIGGALADAYIRGESPQAVAEIINNQLPMFWVNVQSDFKPEFVPLVQTYDQLRSFMERTSYGLGLERVLYEMNPAMPCISPLVLKQLPTNPGELLRALDWAAAGGERHKDPVDRHIAAFLAARMKRSDDLLYTQLAAGVEPIRRVIAMLTILAEVQARTGIDGLSHLAAWVVSLLDPAFRRFHSRPQQDVVRKAADSAAHNGRLTELLKVVDDPESLRRDRLEFEAAQIAYREADAEMEKVRHTIADRNSIVESSGRQAAAIVSSLVSTILVAGIILFFAF from the coding sequence ATGCCGTCCGACACCGCTGCCGCCGTCGATCGGACGCTGTCCACCGCCGACCCCGTCCGGCTCGGCGAACGGTACGAGATCCTTCCCGACCTGCCGCTGCCGGCGCTGAACGCCGTCGGGGGAAACGCCTTCACGGCCAAGGCCCTGCGCGACAAGCGGCAGGAACCCTTCGCGATCATCTGCCACCCGACGACCCTGCCGCGCACCGACATCGCGGCCACCGTCTCCAGCTTCGACAACGGCACGCACATGCGGCTGCTCGACTGGGGGCTGGTGGACTGGCCGCAGGAACGGGGAGGCCGTCGGTATTGCATGATCTTCGAGCGGCCGGGCGGCCGCCGGCTGATGAACGCCATCACCGACAGCATGGAGCCGATGCCGGAGGACCAGCTCACCCGGCAGATCGTCCATCCGCTGGTGCCGGCGCTGAAGGAGATTTCGAGTCGCGGCGTGGTGCATGGCGCGATCCGGCCGACCAACCTGTTCTTCCGCGACATCGCCTCGGGCGGGCTGATGCTGGGCGAATGCGTCTCGACGCAGCCCGGCTACGGCCAGCCGCTGCTGCTGGAGACCATCGAGCGCGGCATGGCCCAGCCGGCCGGGCGCGGCACCGGCACCATCGCCGACGACCTCTACTCGCTGGGCGTCACGCTCCTGCTGCTCCTGCTCGGCCGCAACCCGGTCTCCGGCATGGACGACGAGGCCATCCTGCAGGCGAAGATCGAGCGCGGCTCCTTCCCCGCGCTGGTCGGGCAGCTTCGCCTGCCGCTGGCAATCGGCGAGGTGATCCGCGGCCTGCTGGTCGACGATCCCAAGCAGCGCTGGACGCTGAACGACCTCGACCTCTGGGTCGCCGGCCGCCGGCTCAGCCCGAAGCAGCCGCAGATCTCCCGCCGCGCCGCCCGGCCGCTGGAATTCCAGGGGGCCGAGTACTGGCACTGCCGCACGCTGGGCCGCGCCTTCGCACGCAACGTCTCCGCCGCCACCTCGGTGATCGAAAGCGGCGAGCTCGACAAATGGCTGCGCCGTTCGATGGGCGACGAGGCGCGGGCGGATGCCGTCGGCAACGCCGTGCAGACCGCCAGCAGCGGCAAGGTCGGCAGCATGGCGGAACGGCTGGTGGCCCGCGTCTGCATGGCGCTCGACCCGACCGCGCCGATCCGCTACCGCGGCCGGGCGATGATGCCGGACGGCATCGGCGGCGCGCTGGCCGACGCCTATATCCGCGGCGAGTCGCCCCAGGCGGTGGCCGAGATCATCAACAACCAGCTCCCCATGTTCTGGGTGAACGTCCAGTCGGACTTCAAGCCGGAGTTCGTGCCGCTGGTCCAGACCTACGACCAGCTCCGCAGCTTCATGGAGCGGACCTCCTACGGGCTGGGGCTCGAGCGGGTGCTGTACGAGATGAATCCGGCGATGCCGTGCATCAGCCCGCTGGTTCTCAAGCAACTGCCGACCAACCCGGGAGAGCTGCTGCGGGCGCTCGACTGGGCGGCGGCGGGCGGCGAACGGCACAAGGACCCGGTGGACCGCCATATCGCCGCCTTCCTGGCCGCCCGGATGAAGCGCAGCGACGACCTGCTCTACACCCAGCTCGCCGCCGGGGTGGAGCCGATCCGCCGCGTCATCGCCATGCTGACGATCCTGGCGGAGGTGCAGGCCCGTACCGGCATCGACGGGCTGTCGCATCTCGCCGCCTGGGTGGTCTCGCTGCTCGATCCCGCCTTCCGGCGGTTCCACAGCCGGCCGCAGCAGGACGTGGTGCGCAAGGCCGCCGATTCGGCCGCGCACAACGGCCGCCTGACCGAGCTGCTGAAGGTGGTGGACGATCCCGAGTCGCTGCGCCGCGACCGGCTGGAGTTCGAGGCGGCGCAGATCGCCTATCGCGAGGCCGACGCGGAGATGGAGAAGGTCCGCCACACCATCGCCGACCGCAACAGCATCGTCGAAAGCTCCGGCCGGCAGGCGGCGGCGATCGTGTCAAGCCTGGTGTCCACCATCCTGGTCGCCGGCATCATCCTGTTCTTCGCGTTCTAG
- a CDS encoding MaoC family dehydratase produces MPGRYFEEFRVGDVIETEGATLTESMIMDFAQRYDPQPFHMDAVAAAEGPFGGIIASGFQTLALTFRLFRDTGAITGTSLGGSGADELRWLRPVRPGDTLRVRVEVREATPSRRGDRGTVRLFYTALNQRGEEVMTVTMNHLIAARTPPAAR; encoded by the coding sequence ATGCCGGGCCGCTATTTCGAGGAGTTTCGCGTCGGCGACGTGATCGAGACGGAAGGGGCCACCCTGACCGAGAGCATGATCATGGACTTCGCCCAGCGCTACGACCCGCAACCCTTCCACATGGATGCGGTCGCGGCGGCGGAGGGGCCGTTCGGCGGGATCATCGCCAGCGGGTTCCAGACGCTGGCGCTGACCTTCCGGCTGTTCCGCGACACCGGCGCCATCACCGGCACCAGCCTCGGCGGATCCGGGGCGGACGAGCTGCGCTGGCTGCGGCCGGTGCGGCCGGGCGACACGCTGCGGGTGCGGGTGGAGGTGCGGGAGGCGACGCCCTCGCGCCGCGGCGACCGCGGCACGGTGCGCCTGTTCTACACGGCGCTGAACCAGCGCGGGGAGGAGGTCATGACGGTGACGATGAACCACCTGATCGCGGCGCGGACTCCGCCCGCCGCACGATGA
- a CDS encoding ATP phosphoribosyltransferase regulatory subunit, translating to MPADPMSTALLPAGLHDVLPNEASHEADTVERLLAEFAGLGYQRVKPPLVEFEDSLLSGSGAAMAQQTFRLMDPLSQRMMAVRADITPQIARIATTRLKNEPRPVRLCYAGQVLRVKGSQLRQERQFTQVGVELIGPLQPEADAEVILLAVQALEAVGVPHLSVDLCVPTMVSRICRGLGLGEEETRHLRAALDRKDAAGVAAVGGPAAPLLQTLMAASGPAGRAMQALGALALPEAAETDRRRLTETLRLLRAAKPDLTVTIDLVEHRGFEYQTGLSFTLFSRDASGELGQGGRYRAGARPDAEEDGEPSTGFTLYMDTLLRVVPATQAARRVFVPHGTDWAVAGKLRAEGWVTVAGLSPAADPVAEARRLQCGHRLADGSVQPVD from the coding sequence ATGCCCGCCGACCCGATGAGCACCGCCCTGCTGCCCGCCGGATTGCACGATGTGCTGCCGAACGAGGCGTCGCACGAAGCGGACACGGTGGAGCGCCTGCTGGCGGAGTTCGCCGGCCTCGGCTATCAGCGCGTCAAGCCGCCGCTGGTCGAGTTCGAGGACAGTCTGCTGTCCGGCTCCGGTGCGGCGATGGCGCAGCAGACCTTCCGGCTGATGGACCCGCTGTCGCAGCGGATGATGGCCGTGCGCGCCGACATCACGCCGCAGATCGCCCGCATCGCCACCACCCGCCTGAAGAACGAGCCGCGGCCGGTGCGGCTGTGCTACGCCGGGCAGGTGCTGCGGGTGAAGGGGTCGCAGCTTCGCCAGGAGCGGCAGTTCACCCAGGTCGGCGTCGAGCTGATCGGCCCGCTGCAGCCCGAGGCGGACGCCGAGGTGATCCTGCTCGCCGTCCAGGCGCTGGAGGCGGTCGGTGTCCCGCACCTGTCGGTCGACCTGTGCGTTCCCACCATGGTGTCGCGCATCTGCCGCGGCCTGGGCCTCGGCGAGGAGGAGACACGCCACCTGCGTGCCGCCCTCGACCGCAAGGACGCCGCCGGCGTGGCCGCGGTGGGTGGTCCGGCAGCCCCCCTGCTGCAGACGCTGATGGCCGCCTCCGGGCCGGCCGGCCGCGCCATGCAGGCGCTGGGCGCGCTGGCCCTGCCGGAAGCGGCGGAGACCGACCGCCGCCGGCTGACCGAGACGCTGCGCCTGCTGCGCGCCGCCAAGCCGGACCTGACGGTGACGATCGACCTGGTGGAGCATCGCGGCTTCGAGTACCAGACCGGCCTCAGCTTCACCCTGTTCTCGCGCGATGCGTCGGGCGAGTTGGGGCAGGGCGGCCGCTATCGCGCCGGCGCCCGGCCGGATGCCGAAGAGGACGGGGAACCTTCCACCGGGTTCACGCTGTATATGGATACGCTGCTGCGCGTCGTTCCGGCGACGCAGGCGGCGAGGCGCGTATTCGTGCCGCATGGTACCGACTGGGCCGTCGCGGGCAAGCTGCGCGCCGAGGGCTGGGTGACGGTGGCCGGGCTTTCGCCGGCAGCCGATCCGGTGGCGGAGGCGAGGCGCCTCCAGTGCGGCCACCGTCTGGCGGACGGCTCCGTCCAGCCGGTGGACTGA
- a CDS encoding phosphoserine transaminase, translating into MKPSRRPSNPLFSSGPCAKRPGWSLEALEGALLGRSHRSKPGKAKLKEVIDLTRGILGIPGDYRIGIVPASDTGAVEMALWSMLGARGVDMVAWESFGREWLNDVTKQLRLPDVRTLVADYGVLPDLSQVDFDRDVVFTWNGTTSGVRVRDADWIPADRKGLSICDATSAAFAMELPWDKLDVITWSWQKVLGGEAAHGMLVLSPRAVERLESYDPGRPLPKIFRLTKGGKLIEGIFEGDTINTPSMLCVEDAIDGLRWAVKAGGLPQLIRRSEQNLAIVAEWVERSDWAGFLAADPATRSCTSICLRFTDPEVLALPAEAQAALAKKMSALLEAEGAAFDAGSYRDAPAGLRLWGGATVENEDMEAVLPWLDWAFRTAKAETLGR; encoded by the coding sequence ATGAAGCCCAGCCGCCGGCCCTCGAACCCGCTGTTTTCCTCCGGCCCCTGCGCCAAGCGCCCGGGCTGGTCGCTGGAGGCGCTGGAGGGCGCGCTGCTCGGCCGGTCGCACCGCTCCAAGCCGGGCAAGGCGAAGCTGAAGGAGGTCATCGACCTCACCCGCGGCATCCTGGGCATCCCCGGCGACTATCGCATCGGCATCGTCCCGGCCTCCGACACCGGGGCGGTGGAGATGGCGCTGTGGTCGATGCTGGGCGCGCGCGGCGTCGACATGGTCGCGTGGGAGAGCTTCGGCAGGGAGTGGCTGAACGACGTCACCAAGCAGCTCCGGCTGCCGGACGTGCGGACGCTGGTGGCCGATTACGGAGTGCTGCCCGACCTGTCGCAGGTGGACTTCGACCGCGACGTCGTCTTCACCTGGAACGGCACCACCTCGGGCGTGCGGGTGCGCGATGCCGACTGGATCCCGGCCGACCGCAAGGGGCTGTCGATCTGCGACGCCACCTCCGCCGCCTTCGCGATGGAGCTGCCGTGGGACAAGCTCGACGTCATCACCTGGTCCTGGCAGAAGGTGCTGGGCGGCGAGGCGGCGCACGGCATGCTGGTGCTGAGCCCGCGCGCGGTGGAGCGGCTGGAAAGCTACGACCCCGGCCGGCCGCTGCCCAAGATCTTCCGCCTGACCAAGGGCGGCAAGCTGATCGAGGGCATCTTCGAGGGCGACACCATCAACACCCCGTCGATGCTCTGCGTCGAGGACGCCATCGACGGCCTGCGCTGGGCGGTGAAGGCGGGCGGCCTGCCGCAGCTCATCCGCCGGTCGGAGCAGAACCTCGCCATCGTGGCGGAGTGGGTGGAGCGCAGCGACTGGGCCGGTTTCCTGGCGGCCGACCCGGCGACCCGCTCCTGCACCTCCATCTGCCTGCGCTTCACCGATCCCGAGGTACTGGCCCTGCCGGCCGAGGCCCAGGCGGCGCTCGCCAAGAAGATGTCCGCCCTGCTGGAGGCGGAGGGGGCGGCCTTCGACGCCGGCTCCTACCGCGACGCCCCTGCGGGGCTGCGGCTGTGGGGCGGCGCCACGGTCGAGAACGAGGACATGGAGGCGGTGCTTCCCTGGCTCGACTGGGCTTTCCGGACGGCCAAGGCGGAAACGCTGGGGCGCTGA
- a CDS encoding threonine aldolase family protein produces the protein MSHDFRSDNVAGAAPEVMTALTAASTGFASPYGNDPWTERLNKRLCALFETEVAVFPVATGTAANALALSAVVPPFGAVYCHEEAHIHVDECGAPEFYTGGAKLVTLPGANGKLTPDAVLNALKTAQFGVVHRMQPSALSLTQATEAGTVYRPEEVAALVDVAHDHGMAVHMDGARFANAVARLGCAPADLTWKAGVDVLTLGGTKGGCLAAEAVIFFNPAQAEDFGYGRKRGGHLVSKGRFLSAQLDAWLEDGLWLRLAGHANAMADRLAAGLSALPGATIAYPVEANEVFIRLPETVIVALEAAGFSFYRWDGGLIRLVTSFDTPAWAVDAFVKIAKSA, from the coding sequence ATGAGCCACGATTTCCGCAGCGACAACGTCGCCGGCGCAGCCCCCGAGGTGATGACGGCGCTGACCGCCGCCTCCACCGGCTTCGCCAGCCCCTACGGCAATGATCCCTGGACGGAGCGGCTCAATAAGCGCCTCTGCGCCTTGTTCGAGACGGAGGTGGCCGTCTTCCCGGTGGCGACCGGCACGGCGGCCAACGCGCTCGCCCTGTCGGCGGTGGTCCCGCCCTTCGGCGCGGTCTATTGCCACGAGGAAGCCCACATCCATGTCGACGAGTGCGGCGCGCCGGAATTCTATACCGGCGGTGCCAAGCTGGTCACGCTGCCGGGCGCCAACGGCAAGCTGACGCCGGACGCGGTGCTGAACGCCCTGAAGACCGCCCAGTTCGGCGTCGTGCACCGCATGCAGCCCTCCGCCCTCAGCCTGACCCAGGCGACCGAGGCCGGGACCGTCTACCGGCCGGAGGAGGTGGCGGCCCTGGTGGACGTCGCCCACGACCACGGCATGGCCGTGCACATGGACGGCGCCCGCTTCGCCAACGCGGTCGCGCGGCTCGGCTGCGCGCCGGCGGACCTGACCTGGAAGGCGGGCGTGGACGTGCTGACGCTGGGCGGCACCAAGGGCGGCTGCCTGGCCGCCGAGGCGGTGATCTTCTTCAACCCGGCCCAGGCCGAGGATTTCGGTTACGGCCGCAAGCGCGGCGGCCATCTGGTGTCGAAGGGGCGCTTCCTGTCGGCCCAGCTCGACGCCTGGCTGGAGGACGGGCTGTGGCTGCGGCTGGCCGGCCATGCCAACGCCATGGCCGACCGGCTGGCTGCCGGCCTTTCCGCCCTGCCGGGCGCCACGATCGCCTATCCGGTCGAGGCGAACGAGGTCTTCATCCGTCTTCCCGAGACGGTGATCGTGGCGCTGGAGGCTGCGGGATTCTCCTTCTACCGGTGGGACGGCGGACTGATCCGTCTCGTCACCTCTTTCGACACTCCGGCCTGGGCGGTGGACGCGTTCGTGAAAATCGCCAAGAGCGCGTGA
- a CDS encoding HAD family hydrolase, which yields MTATAKGTVQAVIFDVDGTLVDSVDLHTHAWVETLRHFGYAVEFAEVRSQIGKGGDQLVPVFVPEDDRERLQPEIERYRHALFLRDHIAQVKPFPAVPDLFRRLKETGRKVALASSGKPDEIKRYKAILGIEGLPDVETASSDAEQSKPHPDIFQAALDKLGVGPAEAVVVGDTPWDALAATRAGIAAIGMLCGGFPEGALRDAGCREIYRDPQDLLRRLDESVIGG from the coding sequence ATGACCGCCACGGCAAAAGGGACGGTGCAGGCTGTCATATTCGACGTCGACGGGACGCTGGTCGATTCGGTCGATCTGCATACGCACGCATGGGTGGAGACCCTGCGCCATTTCGGATATGCGGTGGAGTTTGCCGAGGTACGCTCCCAGATCGGCAAGGGCGGCGACCAGCTCGTCCCGGTCTTCGTTCCGGAAGACGACCGCGAGCGGCTGCAGCCCGAGATCGAGCGCTATCGCCACGCCCTCTTCCTGCGCGACCACATCGCCCAGGTGAAGCCCTTCCCGGCGGTGCCGGACCTGTTCCGGCGCCTGAAGGAGACCGGGCGGAAGGTCGCCCTGGCCTCGTCGGGCAAGCCGGACGAGATCAAGCGCTACAAGGCGATCCTGGGGATCGAGGGGCTGCCGGACGTCGAGACCGCCTCGTCCGACGCCGAGCAGTCGAAGCCGCATCCGGACATCTTCCAGGCGGCCCTGGACAAGCTGGGCGTCGGCCCGGCGGAGGCCGTGGTGGTCGGCGACACGCCGTGGGACGCCCTGGCGGCGACGCGTGCCGGGATCGCCGCCATCGGCATGCTGTGCGGCGGCTTTCCGGAGGGTGCGCTGCGTGACGCCGGTTGCCGGGAAATCTATCGCGACCCGCAGGACCTGCTTCGGCGCCTCGACGAGAGCGTGATCGGCGGGTGA